Proteins encoded in a region of the Quercus lobata isolate SW786 chromosome 8, ValleyOak3.0 Primary Assembly, whole genome shotgun sequence genome:
- the LOC115954585 gene encoding TBC1 domain family member 17-like isoform X1 produces the protein MWRDPGTPADSYYQVRPECTDVPKTRFKIKSGKTLSVRKWQAAFTPEGYLDISKTLSRIHRGGVHPSIRGEVWEFLLGCYDPQSTFEEREQIRQRRRMQYARWKEECSQMFPVVGSGRFITAPVITEDGQPIQDPLVLLETNPDKGQALPPDDNGGANVRGNGLETVKDKKAIQWMLTLHQIGLDVVRTDRTLVFYEKQENLSKLWDILAVYAWIDTDVGYCQGMSDLCSPMIILLEDEADAFWCFERLMRRLRGNFRCTDSSVGVEAQLSNLAAITQVIDPKLHQHLETLGGGDYLFAFRMLMVLFRREFSFGDSLYLWEMMWALEYDPDLFLLYEEPESASEKAEDSKGKAKSRRQCGKYERENMKNGAKNSEAPLPISIFLVASVLKDKSTKLLQEARGLDDVVKILNDITGNLDARKACTGAMKLHKKYLKKAKKT, from the exons ATGTGGAGAGACCCTGGAACTCCTGCTGATTCTTACTACCAGGTCCGCCCTGAGTGCACCGATGTTCCAAAGACCCGCTTCAAAATCAAg TCTGGTAAAACATTAAGTGTAAGGAAATGGCAGGCGGCATTTACTCCAGAAGGGTATCTGGATATCAGCAAGACTCTAAGTCGAATCCATCGTGGG GGGGTACATCCATCAATTAGAGGAGAAGTATGGGAATTTCTACTTGGTTGTTATGATCCTCAGAGTACATTTGAAGAACGTGAGCAGATACGGCAACGTCGAAG AATGCAATATGCTAGGTGGAAGGAAGAGTGCAGCCAAATGTTTCCTGTAGTTGGAAGTGGTAGATTTATCACAGCACCCGTAATCACTGAAGATGGTCAACCCATTCAAGATCCATTAGTGCTTTTAGAAACAAACCCAGACAAGGGACAGGCTTTACCTCCTGATGACAATGGTGGGGCAAATGTTAGAGGCAATGGTTTGGAAACAGTGAAGGATAAGAAAGCAATCCAGTGGATGCTGACTCTGCATCAAATAG GTCTTGATGTGGTTCGGACTGATCGGACATTGGTGTTTTACGAGAAGCAGGAAAACTTGTCAAAACTTTGGGATATTCTTGCTGTTTATGCCTGGATAGATACAGATGTCGGTTATTGTCAAG GAATGAGTGACCTCTGCTCCCCCATGATAATTCTTCTTGAAGATGAAGCAGATGCATTTTGGTGCTTTGAACGGTTGATGCGCAGATTG CGAGGAAATTTCAGATGCACTGATAGCTCCGTTGGAGTGGAGGCACAACTTAGTAATTTGGCTGCAATTACTCAAGTTATAGATCCAAAACTTCATCAGCACTTAG AGACACTAGGTGGAGGTGATTATCTATTTGCTTTTCGGATGCTCATGGTTTTGTTTCGTAGAGAATTCTCTTTCGGTGACTCATTGTACCTTTGGGAG ATGATGTGGGCCCTGGAATACGATCCTGACTTATTCTTATTGTATGAAGAACCTGAGTCAGCTAGTGAAAAAGCTGAGGATTCTAAAGGTAAAGCAAAGTCAAGACGTCAGTGTGGAAAATATGAAagggaaaatatgaaaaatggaGCAAAGAATTCAGAAGCCCCCCTCCCAATCTCTATTTTCCTTGTTGCTAGTGTCTTAAAAGATAAGAGCACAAAGCTACTACAAGAAGCTCGGGGCCTGGACGACGTTGTCAAG ATATTGAATGACATTACTGGAAATCTAGATGCCAGAAAAGCTTGCACTGGGGCAATGAAACTTCACAAGAAGTATTTAAAAAAG GCCAAGAAGACATAA
- the LOC115954585 gene encoding GTPase-activating protein GYP7-like isoform X2: MWRDPGTPADSYYQVRPECTDVPKTRFKIKGVHPSIRGEVWEFLLGCYDPQSTFEEREQIRQRRRMQYARWKEECSQMFPVVGSGRFITAPVITEDGQPIQDPLVLLETNPDKGQALPPDDNGGANVRGNGLETVKDKKAIQWMLTLHQIGLDVVRTDRTLVFYEKQENLSKLWDILAVYAWIDTDVGYCQGMSDLCSPMIILLEDEADAFWCFERLMRRLRGNFRCTDSSVGVEAQLSNLAAITQVIDPKLHQHLETLGGGDYLFAFRMLMVLFRREFSFGDSLYLWEMMWALEYDPDLFLLYEEPESASEKAEDSKGKAKSRRQCGKYERENMKNGAKNSEAPLPISIFLVASVLKDKSTKLLQEARGLDDVVKILNDITGNLDARKACTGAMKLHKKYLKKAKKT; encoded by the exons ATGTGGAGAGACCCTGGAACTCCTGCTGATTCTTACTACCAGGTCCGCCCTGAGTGCACCGATGTTCCAAAGACCCGCTTCAAAATCAAg GGGGTACATCCATCAATTAGAGGAGAAGTATGGGAATTTCTACTTGGTTGTTATGATCCTCAGAGTACATTTGAAGAACGTGAGCAGATACGGCAACGTCGAAG AATGCAATATGCTAGGTGGAAGGAAGAGTGCAGCCAAATGTTTCCTGTAGTTGGAAGTGGTAGATTTATCACAGCACCCGTAATCACTGAAGATGGTCAACCCATTCAAGATCCATTAGTGCTTTTAGAAACAAACCCAGACAAGGGACAGGCTTTACCTCCTGATGACAATGGTGGGGCAAATGTTAGAGGCAATGGTTTGGAAACAGTGAAGGATAAGAAAGCAATCCAGTGGATGCTGACTCTGCATCAAATAG GTCTTGATGTGGTTCGGACTGATCGGACATTGGTGTTTTACGAGAAGCAGGAAAACTTGTCAAAACTTTGGGATATTCTTGCTGTTTATGCCTGGATAGATACAGATGTCGGTTATTGTCAAG GAATGAGTGACCTCTGCTCCCCCATGATAATTCTTCTTGAAGATGAAGCAGATGCATTTTGGTGCTTTGAACGGTTGATGCGCAGATTG CGAGGAAATTTCAGATGCACTGATAGCTCCGTTGGAGTGGAGGCACAACTTAGTAATTTGGCTGCAATTACTCAAGTTATAGATCCAAAACTTCATCAGCACTTAG AGACACTAGGTGGAGGTGATTATCTATTTGCTTTTCGGATGCTCATGGTTTTGTTTCGTAGAGAATTCTCTTTCGGTGACTCATTGTACCTTTGGGAG ATGATGTGGGCCCTGGAATACGATCCTGACTTATTCTTATTGTATGAAGAACCTGAGTCAGCTAGTGAAAAAGCTGAGGATTCTAAAGGTAAAGCAAAGTCAAGACGTCAGTGTGGAAAATATGAAagggaaaatatgaaaaatggaGCAAAGAATTCAGAAGCCCCCCTCCCAATCTCTATTTTCCTTGTTGCTAGTGTCTTAAAAGATAAGAGCACAAAGCTACTACAAGAAGCTCGGGGCCTGGACGACGTTGTCAAG ATATTGAATGACATTACTGGAAATCTAGATGCCAGAAAAGCTTGCACTGGGGCAATGAAACTTCACAAGAAGTATTTAAAAAAG GCCAAGAAGACATAA